AACGGCTAGCTTAATGGGATTTAAGTCAACGACTTGAAACTTGTCGTTTATCCTACATTTCAAAATATCTGTTATTTTCGGTATCTCTTCAGTCTTTTCAAGTTTGAAGTGCACAGAAGAATTAAAAAAAGAATAGGCAGGCGATGAAAGAATCTCTATTGTGATTTTTAACAATCAAACACAAGGAGAGACCTTGCCTAAAGGCTACCATCACCTAACCTATGACCAAAGATGTCAGATTTATATTTTAAAAGCTAGAGGAGATACATCTAGCTCAATAGCAAACATTCTAAAAGTTCATCATAGCACTATTAGTAGGGAACTTAAGAGAAATAAAGGGCAACGAGGATACCGTCATCAGCAAGCTCAAGAAAAAGCATTTCTTAGAAAAAATTCTCAGCCCAATAAAAAAATGACTCCTCAAATAGTTACCCGTATTGAAGAAAAAATCAAGTTGCAATGGAGCCCTATACAAATATCCGGATGGCTTAAAAGACATGGTAAAGAACATGTTAGTCATGAGACCATCTATAATCATATCTGGAAAGATAAACGACAGGGAGGACAGCTTTATAGAGAGCTCCGTCATCGAGGGAAAAAATATAACAAGCAGAGAAAGGGAGCTTCTGGAAGAGGGAACATGCCTGGTCGTATAGATATTAAGCAACGGCCTT
This is a stretch of genomic DNA from Candidatus Rhabdochlamydia oedothoracis. It encodes these proteins:
- a CDS encoding IS30 family transposase; protein product: MIFNNQTQGETLPKGYHHLTYDQRCQIYILKARGDTSSSIANILKVHHSTISRELKRNKGQRGYRHQQAQEKAFLRKNSQPNKKMTPQIVTRIEEKIKLQWSPIQISGWLKRHGKEHVSHETIYNHIWKDKRQGGQLYRELRHRGKKYNKQRKGASGRGNMPGRIDIKQRPCIVEKKTRLGDWELDTVIGAGHKGVIVSMVERTSKLTKLAKVSHKTAEEVSQALIEQLKPIKDFVHTLTADNGKEFAYHQMVSFELETDFYFATPYHSWERGLNEHTNGLVRQYFPKTQSFLDTTSKDIERVETLLNNRPRKALNFETPLEVFTRLSTNMLCSGAQ